The genomic window GATGATCCCGACTACCTTGCGGTCCCGGCGGCGATCGCCGGCCTGGTGCGGTCCCTGCAGTTGGAATCCGATCGCGTGGTCCGTCTCGTCTGGGCCGATGCCGACACCCGGAACCTGCCACCACTGTGTCGGCTCGTTGCGGCGGGGACGAGCGACACGTCTCGGTTGCTCGCCGAAATTCGCCTTTCCGCAGGCGATCTCGCGATTCGCCGCTTCACCGCCGCGCGACTCCGGCCGACTCCCAAGGCCACCATCGACACCAACGGAACCTACGTCGTCACCGGCGGGTTGGGTGCGGTAGGCGCGGTCGCGGTGCGCTGGCTGCTCGATGCCGGGGCACGTGACGTCGTGGTGCTCACCCGTGCGCCCCGTCCGGTGCCTCCGCTGCTCGACGGACTCGAAGACCGGATCGTCGTGGTCCGCTGCGACGCCGCCGACCGGGCTGACCTGGCCAACGCGCTCAACGACATTCGCCACTGCGGCTCCACCATTCGCGGCTTGGTCCATGCGGCGGGCAGCACGGTGGACGCCGCCTTCGACGCGGCCACCCCTGACCAGGTGGCCAGGATGTTGTCACCGAAGCTGACTGCCGCGGGCAATCTGATCGAGCTCACCGCGGCCGACCCGACCGATTTCATCCTGCTGTTCTCCGCCGCCACCGGCGCGCTCGGCGGCCAGGACCAGGCCGCCTACGCCGCCGCCAACGCCGCGATGGACTCCCTTGCGCTGACGTATCCGGGGCGGGGTGTACTCAGCATCGGCTGGGGCGCGTGGGCAGTGGGTTCGCAAGAGGCGGCGCCGCACTTGCGACGGGCGGGCGTCACCGCCTTCGACACGCTGCGCGGGGGCGCGTTGCTGTCCGAGGCATTGCGCTACGAAGGGACGTATCTCTGCGCAGTGGAGTACACACCCGATACCGATTCGTCGCCCCTGGCGGTACGACTGTCGGATCTCCTTGCGCCCGCCGCCCTTGGTACTCGGGTCGTCGCCGTGCACACCAGCGAGGGCCCGTGACACCGACCATAATTCGCAACAGTCTCGCCGTACGGGTCGCCGAGTGGGCCGCGTCCCGACCGGATACGGTCGCCTACACCGAACTCCGTTATCGAATGCACGAACGGCGTCCCGTCGCCGTGACGTACGCGCGTTTACACGCCGCCGCAGGCGAACTCGCGGCGCGACTTCGGACCGCGAGCGCACCGGGTGACCGGGTCGCCATCCTCTGCGCGCACGGACTCGACTATGCCGTCGCGTTTCTTGCCTGCCTGTACTGCAATCGCATTGCGGTGCCGCTGTTTCCGGCAGCGGGTTCGCGCAACAGAGAACGGCTGCTGGCTGCCATCGCCGACGCGCGGCCCGCCCTCGCCCTGCTGTCGCACAGTGACTCGACCAGCGAGTCGGTGCTCGGACCACTGCTCGGTCAGGCTTTGCGGCTCCCGGCGGATGTGACTGCGCCGGAAGGTGATTCGGCCGAACCGGTCGTCGATCCGATCCGTGCCGAGCTCGCCTACTTGCAGTACACCTCAGGGTCGACCCAGTCACCCGCGGGCGTCCGGGTCACTCACGCGAACCTGACAACGGCGCTGGAACAACTGCGGCACGCGCTGCAGCCAGCGCCGGACAAGCCCATCCTGACCTGGCTGCCGTTCTTCCACGACATGGGCCTCATCCTCGGCATGTCCCTGCCGCTCTACTGCGGCGTGCCCGGCTTGACCATGGCCCCCGCCGAATTCGTGAAGCGGCCCATCCGGTGGCTGCGTGCCGTGAGCGACTACCGTGCCGGGATCACCGGCGGGCCCAATTTCGGTCTGGCCCTCGCTGTTTCGGCGACGACGCCGGAAGAACGGGCTGGTCTCGACCTGTCCGGGCTCGACATGCTGCTCAATGGCTCCGAGCCGGTCCGCGCCGACGTGCTCACCGAATTCACCGAGGCCTTCGCCGAATACGGATTCCGGCATCGCGCGCATACACCGGGTTTCGGCCTGGCCGAGGCGACGCTCAGCGTCACGGTCTGCGATTGGCGCGAAGAGCCGGTGGCGCACCGCTTCGACCGCGCCGCGCTGGCCGACGGGCGGGCGATTCCGCTGGACGACGGGACCGAACCGCTCATCGGCGCGCCGCTCGTCGGTTGCGGCGCGCCCGCCGGGCAGGACGTGCGCATCGTCGACCCGGTCGGCTGCGTCGAGTTGCCCACCGGCCGGGTCGGCGAGATCTGGGTGGCGGGTGACAATGTGTGCGACGGCTACTACGGCAGGCCGGACGCCACCGCCGCGGCCTTCCACGCCACCATGCCCGGCAGCGACGCCCACTGGCTGCGCACCGGCGACCTCGGCTTCTGGTTCGACAATCAGCTCTACATCGCGGGACGCCGCAAGGACGTCATCGTGGTCGACGGCCGCAATCACTATCCGGCCGATATCGAGGCGACGGTCGAAGCCTGCGCCCCCGAGGTGCGACCCGGGCACGTGACGGCCTTCGGGCACGACGACGGACGTCGCGAAGAACTGGTGGTGGTCGCGGAGTTGGTCACCGTCGAGGCCGTCGAACCGGCCGAGCTGTCGGTGCTTGCCCGCCGGATCCGCACCGCCGTCGCGGCCGCACACGAGGTGCTGCCCGGCGCGGTGATGCTGGTCGAGCCCGGCCGGATTCCCAAGACCACCAGCGGCAAGCTGCGCCGCGGTGAATGCCGGGCCCGCTATATCGCGGGTCATCTCGACCCCGTCGCAATGATCTGAGCGCGCCCGCTGATCGGGTCCGCGGGCCGCGATGATGTCACCCGGTGCCGCTCGCGCTCACTCGTCGGTGCGGCCGAGGAGCCGATCGGTTTCGCGCCGTTCGCGTTTGGTGGGTCGTCCCGACCCGCGGTCACGTCGCGGCATGGTGGCGAGGATTTCGCGGGAGGGTGGCGGCGGGCTGCGGTCGATCAGGCATTGCGCGGCTATGGGGGCGCTGACGCGCTTTGTGATGATCTGCTCGACGATCACGATGCGTTCGACGCCGCTGAGGCGGATACGCACCTCGTCACCGGGCTTGACCGGCTGGGCGGGTTTGGCCGCGGCACCGTTGACGCGGACGTGTCCACCTCGGCATGCCTCGGCGGCAGCGGATCTCGTTTTGAACAGGCGCACGGCCCAAGTCCATGAATCGACTCGGGCCTGCGTCGCAGTACTTTTGTTTCCGCTTGCGCGGATGCCGTTGTCGGCGGGGGCCA from Nocardia iowensis includes these protein-coding regions:
- a CDS encoding fatty acyl-AMP ligase, which encodes MTPTIIRNSLAVRVAEWAASRPDTVAYTELRYRMHERRPVAVTYARLHAAAGELAARLRTASAPGDRVAILCAHGLDYAVAFLACLYCNRIAVPLFPAAGSRNRERLLAAIADARPALALLSHSDSTSESVLGPLLGQALRLPADVTAPEGDSAEPVVDPIRAELAYLQYTSGSTQSPAGVRVTHANLTTALEQLRHALQPAPDKPILTWLPFFHDMGLILGMSLPLYCGVPGLTMAPAEFVKRPIRWLRAVSDYRAGITGGPNFGLALAVSATTPEERAGLDLSGLDMLLNGSEPVRADVLTEFTEAFAEYGFRHRAHTPGFGLAEATLSVTVCDWREEPVAHRFDRAALADGRAIPLDDGTEPLIGAPLVGCGAPAGQDVRIVDPVGCVELPTGRVGEIWVAGDNVCDGYYGRPDATAAAFHATMPGSDAHWLRTGDLGFWFDNQLYIAGRRKDVIVVDGRNHYPADIEATVEACAPEVRPGHVTAFGHDDGRREELVVVAELVTVEAVEPAELSVLARRIRTAVAAAHEVLPGAVMLVEPGRIPKTTSGKLRRGECRARYIAGHLDPVAMI
- a CDS encoding RNA-binding S4 domain-containing protein, which translates into the protein MRASGNKSTATQARVDSWTWAVRLFKTRSAAAEACRGGHVRVNGAAAKPAQPVKPGDEVRIRLSGVERIVIVEQIITKRVSAPIAAQCLIDRSPPPPSREILATMPRRDRGSGRPTKRERRETDRLLGRTDE